CTTCTGGATGACTTTGTGCTAAATTGGGCGTTcgctgtattacgctgcagcgtactgctggccctggaggcggatggGGTGTTGGACGCTttccaaaggtggtggtgtactTCGCAAACGTAGAGAAAGAGGTCTATCTTCGAGTATCAAGGCTTCTCCTCACAATTagttagtgccgtccgaatccgagtCGGAAtccctagaactttcctcactaggtttgACTTGGAAGCGCTGACTTACTACTTCAGCTGGATATTTGGATATTCTTGTAAGGGTTATTACCACTAGTTCCTCGGCATTTTGCTGATTGTTCTTTGGccttttaaatgaccttcttccttgttttccaaaatttttcccaCGTTTTTCTCGGTCAGTGCCGGAAACTCaatcaattctttttatttttctcggTTTCGAATAgcgttttaatatttgatttgtacggatttaaaaaaagtatataaatcgTTGATACGATAAGACTTGGCAAAAGCAAACACGTTATGGTCTAGCTCCGTTCATCAGCGTGGCAATTCCAAAAAGGAAAGAGACTGGGCCGAGCGAAAAACTTTTTGTCCGgaactcgtggtggtttttttcttttttttttttccgtcttctagtgatggccggtctgtctgttcccttcttttccgatatttttcatcgcaaccttttccacatcgctaggtgtgttcccgtgaacacgctcccaagtgggtcgtagccgtagaccgtagcagcagaccgtaacaaaccaaaagactgcaacgaggaattgcaggcccaactactagaagaacaaacaagtgggaataaaccttatcacggtggtgtcgtgttgacacaagcgcaacgtatataatatctagtgaagtaggtcggcgtttcacagccaCACTTAGTGAGGAAGGTATTAGTGATTCTGatacggattcggacggcactgagATAAATGTTGATGAGAACCattgcaatccgaagataaacccctttctctacgttacgaagtaccctaccaccttcggaaaagcgtccgaccaccaattccgcctccagggccagcagtacgctgccgcgtaacacaactaacgtcaaaatggccaactcatccagatcgtaaaggccagcacgaatcTTTATCGCCACCAACGTtcattcgattacctcggaccagagcgcaacaaccaccaacagtaccaacacggcGCACCCGAGACCGCGcaccacaaacaacaacagcgtcggCTTCACCGGCAAAGTAACCTTCACCAGCGACAACACACCGGTTgagacccatggtacgtactctgtcggccatgtaagtaccagcaaggtataactttagatataattaccttacaaaaaattctggtcacgaaacttacccacgcccatgcaaatgtgactaggaatataaactatgactgtataataactagtcaaacggcgtggaatgacgagagcatttttgcagggtagttaaaggaacttccaagtggtacttagagggttttatacagcccgggtaaaccattcgacaaggatcgatctttttttcatcaaaattacgacatttttttaagaattatcaacataaaagatgaaaggatagtttaacttattatagaaaaaaaaagttacacataaatgatttccactatttaagtttagcttgtattaattatctaaccaaaagaattactacatgaacacttatgttttgcaacttgacaagatattaaagaatgcaacaacagtttaatatgcaaaattatttacacattttaaaagggttgttcccaaataaacaggcagttttgtctcagtcagGTCAAGCAGCACTTACCTGTTAGAACGCTCAACACTAATTCCAACATACGCCGTTTATTTGAGAACGCATCTTATATACATTATATTGAATAaaactctttaaatataactaaaattgtattcagcaatttacgagtataattccatttacctaatacctacctaagcattagctttacaaaaaaaataaaaggcatacattttttctatcattttaagaatatattttgtcgctttaaaatgtttgaagttagctctataaattttattgataataagcgTCGCTATCATGTGAAACATTTTAGtgtggtaaccggtcatttccggttcggtaattttttttcgttgcattggaattttttttgaatttaaattttgaatgtttaacggtctgtccgtgacatccggttcggccggatgttgttttagtttgaatttataagcgttttgagtcggtctctgcgcttctgtcgttttttttttaattttacagcttttagttttgataggcatgatatgatttttttttgtttatggcgcaggaacagtaaggttggcaaggacccgccccagccgacaatgactagccactgtgcaccaccacatcatgccgacagcctttcttactgcttccaccgaaaatgcgattccataacacactaatgactcccgctttaataATAAAACGCCGTCGCTTTGAAGAGACCAAAGCGCTTATGTAATGCTGCCTTTAGTAAAAAAAACTCAAAGTTTTGAATATTGTTCACCCTGTACCAGCTCTTTTCCAATTGTCCCCTATGCCAAGTGAGAAGCAACCATAAACATCATTTGGTGAAAAACTGGAAAAACATTTGTctcggaaaatttttatttgcagAAAATATTTGCTTTGTTGGACTTTTTGCTCAAAAATTCCTTTGGAAAAAAGATCATAATGAATATATAGGGCGAAAGTTCATATTCGGTAAATAGCTATAACATTATGCAAAATAAAAGTAAGCATTTAACGCTTTGTACATTTGCTTTTCAGGCGTTgagtatataaaagtaaataaaaagcaatggCGCTGGCGAGAGATATCGATCAGGAAGTTTCGGAAACTTTATGTACACTTTTAAGCTTTGATGAAGATAATTTTCTTAGTCAAGAAGAAGTTGaagaaaatttgagaaattgtCCCAATCTTGGGCATGATTCTGCGTTGGAAAAAATATATCAAGATTATAACAGtggcaacagcagcaacaattcCCCCAAAATCGATGTTAATACTAGTAAAGAAATTGAAGATGGTGGACATACGCAGCATGAACATGATACTCTTGCAGCTGCTgatgaagaacaaaaacaaatggaTCAAATTTTGAAAGATGATGATCAAATGGATACAACAGAAAATGATCTGAATATATCTACACATAATGATAATGGAAGTGGTGGTGATGGTGGCACATGTCGTAGCTTAGAAAATGCTTTAGATAAATTAATTGCTGCAACAGTTGCAGATGAACCAACAAGCGTTTTTTCACAGGACGCAACAATAGAAATTAAAAGTGAATTTGTTAAAGAAATGGGgcataaaatagaaaaagttttgtcACCACCCCCATCCTCAGATATAGGCTTGGAATTTGAACCTAATCCTACCGATGACTCTCAACCAGAATTTAAACCTGAGCTGCAGCAAGAACCTCAGTTGAAAAAAGAACAGCCGATGGATGAGGCTCACGTGGAAGAAGAATTTCAGCCGGTGGATGAGCCTCAGGTGGAAGAAGAGCCTCAGGTTAAGGTAGACGCTCAGCTGGAAGTTGAAGCTCAGGCGGAAGTAGTGGCTCAGGCAGAAGTTGAAGCTCAGGCGAAAGTAGTGACTCAGGCGGAAGTTGAAGCTCAGGAGGGAGTAGTGGCTCAGCCGGCGGAGAAGCCTCGACCGGAGGAAGTACTTAAAATCGAGGAGAGTGAAACCAGAGACACAAACCACAGTATAATGAATGAGCATATCGATGTTAAACTAGAATTTACTTGTGAATCAGAACAAGTTATTGAAGAGCAGATCGGAAATGATTATTACATTGAAGACGAATTTAATAAAGATATACCCCTGCATACCGGTTTAACGCAAATAGAAATAGACCCTCAAAATGGCATGTATGAAGAAAATGAGAATGAGGATGTTCCAATTGATTTATTAGATAATACGCTATTAAATCAGAATATGGATAACTCTAATGCTTCAAATGAAGAATGCATTTTTAATAATGATGATGATCGTGATATATCCCACATAATGAGTGATCATAATTATATATCacaagaaaaaactaaaaaagtagaaaatttgcaaaaacaatTAGTCGAGCACATTCTGAGCAGCAAAGGATCTGCCGTATCTATGAAGGTAGTTACCGACTTTGTAGAAAAGACTTTGGAAAGTATACAGATGTTtggtttagaaaaaaaaagacaGTTGGATACGATTGATGAAAGTTCGAAGGACACTGCAGGGATACTAGAAATTTTTGCTGATGAAAAATCAACGAAAAAGGCGGTTTTTGATATGAATTTGAAGAGTTTAGCAACAAACGCAATTGAGCGTGGGATTAACATAACTGCTGAAGAAGTCAGGAACGAAACTGATGTGAAAGAAACAAAAGAAGCCGTTCGAAGAACTGACGGTGAAACAGATTATGAAAGCGAATTTAGTTTTCAAGAAGATATCGTATATAAAACAGTTAGTGTTGCATTATGTGCATCGCCGCAAGCAAATTGTTCGGAACCATTGGAGCATAGCATGatatctgcaacagacagcataAATGCTATTCTGTCCGAAAATGTAATTGTTAATGACAGCTGCAACAGAATCATTGAACTTGCCAATTTAGTAGCAGAAAATGAAACTGAACAAAATATACAACCAGAGCGTGATACAACAACAGAACTTGTAGAACAAGCAGGTTGTAATGATGAGTATACACTAGAACAAGCATCTTTTGCTGCAAACGATGAAGAAGACGTTTCAAAAATACCACCAATTGTAACAAAAGGAAACAGCGAAGGTGATACAGAAATAGAAAACGATGCCGAAAATTTGGAGAATGAAGTTCTTGGAGAtaaaaaaagaatagcaaaaaTAGCAGTTTTTAATGAAGAGTTGAGTCAATTGGCAATGGAGGTCAGCCGGGAAGAAGAATGCGATGAtatcatttcaacagaagaagtTCCTAGAGACAAAAACACATATAAAGAAAAAACAGATAACGAAACTTTAACGGACAAAATGACTTCCATAGCTGACACTCAGTTGGTTGTAGCAGAGAATAATAATACTTCTGATATTAATGAATTCAAAGCTATGAATATATCATCGGTTCCTTCACCTCCCGAATATTGTTCGGAACCGTTAGAACATACGACCTTTGATGATGCATTCGAACTTAATTGTAATGAAAAATTAACTGTTATTAATCATTTGCATACGCTCAAATCATTTGCAAAATCATTGCGGGACGACTGTGAGATGTTCACCACGTCCACTACAACTATTGAGAGTAAACTACAAAAATATATGCAAGAAAAATTTGAGATATTTAAGAAAATCGTTAGATCAGCTACGGCATTTCATTGTGAAGAGAAATCTATACAAACCGATGAACGTTTATCTAAACGTAAAATACGTAAACTAAaccaatcaaataaaaaatgtctaATAAATCCCACAGAAACAAATAGCTCATCTGACGGTGACTATAGTTCAACTGATAATTCAATTAAATCGCAAATAACGACAAGTCCGCTAAGAATAAAAATTTCGCACACGAATTCACGGCTCAATTCACCGTCGTCAACACAACTTGTTAACTCTGAAACTAATAAGAAAGAGTGTATAGCGGCGGATTATGATGATGGTGTTGCTTTAGTTGACTATACACAGTCTGAAGTATTTGAAACTGAAACATATTGTAATGAAACATTTTCCCatgtaagaaaaataaataaaaacgataGTTtaagtgatgatgatgatggtgatgatgatgatggtatGGAAAGCGATTTAGAGGATACGTGGCATCGTAAGAAAAGCAGTAGCAATACTGTTGTTAATACCAGTACTGTGCCCAAGGCTTCTGAAAATGAAAGCGACAAAGAAAATACGTCTGTTAAAACTGTTAGCAATAATAAGAATTCACCACCAAACACTGGCGACAAAGAAATTGAACGGTGAGCAGCCAaataaatttgatttaatttttttcactcataacggaattttttttattataattttcttctAGTTTAATTAATCTCAATGGTTTGATTAAACGCACTAAACTTGGACATGGAAAATCAACAAATGAAAGAGCCAAAGCAAAAtctgcaaatattaaaaataaagatgtAATAGATTTGTTTGCAAATGATGATATCCAAGCAGAAATATTTTCGGATCCGAGTGTAAGCGAAGTAAGTGTGATATCTATTATGTTGGTATCAAGTATTACTCAGTCGAACACCCTTTCGTCTGTTTTAAGTTCACAGAAATGTTAAATACTTTGCACAGTTTTCTACGAAAAATTAGAAATTTAAAGCGATGCATCCCGCATCTCTTTTATAACACCTCAAATTTCTAAATAAGAGTTTAATGCAGTAACTAGTGTAGTCACAGCTAAAACTCATCAAAACCTACATACATGCTAGCAGATCcggcaccccagcgggttaggggatcagaatatacccgtggtaggtatgcctgtcgtatccggcaaaggaccatcacatcgataacactccccaaaccatTCGGGGGGTAacctttcgctacaacaacaacaacaacagcagatcCGGCAGTTGTTCTGCTTTTGTCTAGCTGCACAACTTTTAGTGTTTACCTCTAACTCTCTTTCCCCCTCTCTCCCGCTTTTCTTTATCCTATCATTCACTCCTCTTTCTCTTTCTACCTCTTCACCTTTTCCATTCCTTCTTTTCTCTATCTTCATCTAgctttatctctttctcagtctctttctctttcattcgtttctttatctttagttctttttattcttctctATCCCTTATTTTCAGTCCAAATCCCTCTCCAACCCACATTCCTACTCCCACGCTCCATAAGAATTGTATGGATTTTTGAAACtgtttcaaacaaaaacaaaaaattgtgtcaaaaaaaaATCATGGGTGGAGTACTCTAACCGTTTAGGATATGGAAAAAAGATAACATAAGATTCTGATACATACCTattcaatatgctcacaaaattttatgaaaattgttcaAGCCGTTTCCTCGGAAATATGACTACGTTGAATCTCTAGGTCAACCCGCCCCTACCCGTTTAGTTCCATGAGGAATATGgtgtcgccagaacctcggctgctaaagaaacaagattcgcaACGAGGAGTTGAGCTTGAAAATTGGATAAGAGAAGCTATGAAATGCGCTGGCATCCTCTTGAATATTTCTATCTTAActttccagttttttttttctcccaCTCTTCTTCCTCTACCTCTTCTCTTCCTCTATCTGTCTTGCAGAGGAGAAAGAGCCCTGTCTTTACTCTTCCTCTATATGTCTTGCTTCTCTCTCTCTCTTAATTCTCCCTCACACACTCTCATCTTTCTCCATCACACTCTTTCTGCTTCCTCTATCTCGTTCTATCTTCTTCCtcccttgctgttgttgttgttgtagcaatgctcgcccacctaatagccgcgaccgatcacaaattgtcatcaatatcctctaacgggagtccaaggaaacttgccgtttcaacaggggtggaccataaggaaaggggtgttagaggcgttggttccacattacagttaaagagatggttggtgtcatgtggggacacattgcaagcggggcatacattttgtatgtcggggttgattctggataggtaagagtttaacctgttacagtatccagaacgaagttgagcaagagtgacacgcgtttccctggggagtatgcgttcctcttccgtgagttctggatatttttcttcaatactggattcaccggacaattcccgacataaaggtccgacgcctgtctatggagttcaccaaggacctgcttgtgttttttcgcttcatacggctgtgttctcaggtgccgtatttcctcaaaatgcttacggagatgactccttaggcccctaggcggtgctggttcgtcaatcagatgtctgttgggatgcccaggtttctgggtattcaacagaaactgtttggtcagcatctctccctgatggggagtattctcgcctcattatgcagatggtgttctggggacataagaagaatgTGACCCCATTTCCTCCCTTGCTCTCTATCTACTGCTCTTTTCTTACACTTCCTATTTCACTCTTTCTCTACCTCCCTCTTTTCGATACATATATTTGTTGCACTCCTCACTCTTCAAACTATGCCTATAATTTTCTTTCTCCCTTTGCTTGCCAAAACtgtttaaaatgtatttaattttgtcTTCTATTTTTTAGAGTGAAGAAGAGATAACAGAAACGCAATTTTTAAAACGTTGCAATGAAAATGTGAAAAAGGAATTGCTCAGCGATTCGAATAGCGATGTGACAGAATCGGATGTCAGTGACAATATTGAAGAAATTTTATCTAGCAGCGAAGAAAGTAATTCACCATTAGTGGATAGGTTTTTAAAAAAGTTCAATGTGAATGAAAGCGATGATGAGGAGGAAAGCGAAAAACATAGTGACAAATTTGATTCTGAAAAATCTATAATGAATGATACATcagattttaaaaataatttaacagACAAAAATAAGTCAAATTCATCAGAGAACTCGGATTGTGAAATGCTAGATGATATGGTGGGAACAACAAACAGCAAGCACACGAAACCGAAATCTTTGGAGAAAATGCTTTCGGTAGTCGAGAAGAGAAAGAAATTGAATCGACTTTGTGAATCGATAAGTTTAAGTTCGGAAAGCGAGTCCTCTTCGGATGTTGAAGCAGTAGAGGAAACCAAATCACGTATTAAACCAATGCTACGACCCGAACAATTGGCAACCGTTACACGTGAGGCACAACGTAACGAATCGGAACGCATACGTCGTTTAGAGAAGAAACATAAAACGCTCGCTAAATTATTAAAAGAGCGACCAGATGTACACGATGAATGTAATTTAATACTTGATTACAATGATGAAACTAAAACATTTATAAAAGTACATCCAGATATTGTTAAGCATTTAAAACAACATCAACGTGAAGGTGTACGATTTATGTATGATTCTTGTTATGGCGGAATCGAGGCTCTTAAAAAAAGTTCTGGTTCAGGTTGTATTTTGGCGCATTGCATGGGTCTTGGCAAAACGTTACAGGTAAAAAAGAAAATCGACTAGTTTTTAATTGACATACGTAAGGAGATACTCATGAATGAGTGTATACTACAATCTAATAGCTatcttaataacttaaattaatagCTTATCTGTTGAAAATGGCGTTAATATACTTGTGTTTCTACTTAGTTCATTTACTAttctaatttgtttgtttcatttGTTACAATCAACATTATTTTAATTCCAGCTTATTGCGCTACTGCACACAGTTATTTCTTACAAAGAATTAAAAACAGCTAAAGTACTTGTGTTGTGTCCCAAGAGTACGGTTATGAATTGGGCAGATGAAATTGAACGTTGGCTGGGTCCGCTAAAACCAAAGTACTACACATTTAATGATACGTCGTAAGTACTGAGTAGTTTTAAACCTTTGACTTAGGAATATTaatcaaaaaatttgaaatacctattttatttatttctttatttattttgttagtCTATGAACAAAAGcttcttacagactaataacaattaacaatgaaaaataaaaaataagactaAAAACCTAGAATATAGTTTTTAGAATCTTAGAAAAAACACTTTTCGaaaatgaaaaatcaaattgGATAGAACTcgagattaaattaaattaaaatcagAGCTCGCACAAGAGGAGCACTACGCGAATAATCAGTTCTACCATTAACGCCATAAAAAGGTAGACAGCTACGAAGATTACGCTGAGgtatgttaaaataaattttctccaaaagaaAAGAGCAGTCAATGTCGCCACTGACAATATTATGAACAAAAGAAATCGAGAGAACCGTTCGTCTGGCttccaaagtttttaaatttatcaaaagcAGGCGAGTTTTTTAAGATGGAATTGGTTCATCAAAATTCAAAGAATGTAAAGCATATTTAAGAAAAACCTTTTGGGCCCGTTCAAACCTGTTAACGTAGTTTCTGTGACTTGGCCTCCATATAAAAGCATAGTATTCCAAATCAGAACGAACAGACGCCGTGTATAACAACTTGAGAATACAAGGGTCACAAAAATTTGAACTATTGCGCCTAACAAATCCAAATAGCGAGTAAGCTTTCGAAATAATGTGACTAATATGTCTATTGAAAGAGAAATTACTAGAAAAAAATACaccaagatctttaatttcatcCAAACTTTGTAATAGTGAATGGGAAATGTGATAAGATGTCGGCAAGATATAACGAGTTTTCGCATAAGTGactttaaaacactttttgatatTTAAGAAAGCCGAGAATTAAAGCTCCATACTTCTAAGCTATCAATATCTTTCTGAAGCTTAACAGCATCATCCGGTTTTGCAGTTTTCGAAAATACGATTAAATCACCAACATAGAGTAAGAACTCAGCCAAATTGAAGCAGCTGCTTATATCATTAATCAATAAAACAAACAGTAACGGGCCTAGTATACttccttgaggaaccccagaaCAGGCGAAGAATGGTTCAGAAGAAGTGCCGTCAACTGTTACCACACAATTTCTGTTACATAAATTAGACTggatccatttaaaaaaaaaccgaatgAAATCCTAAACGAGATAGCTTATAGATCAATAAGGAATGcgaaactttatcgaaagcttttgagaaatcagtgtAAACGCAGTCAACTTGAAGTCCCGAAGAGAAAGATGCAATACAATACTCACTGAATAATGCAAGATTCGAAACCGTAGATCGGTTTGAGACAAAGCCAAGCTGGTTTGGCAAAATCAGACTCTTGCATACAAAGTACATTTTATCCTTAACGATAGTTTCAAAAAGTTTCGAAACCAtagaaagctttgaaattggTCTATAATTACAGACATCGTTCTTACAGCCTCCTTTGAGAATAGGACTAATATAAGTAAATTTCCAATCAACAAAAACTCCAGTTGACAATGACaaattgaaaattagttttaaaggCACAACTAAAGCAGGACAATTCTTTAATAGTAGAACTGAAAGTCCATCAGAGTACGTTTTCGCAGATGGTTTAAGTTTATTAATGCCATACAT
The DNA window shown above is from Eurosta solidaginis isolate ZX-2024a chromosome 2, ASM4086904v1, whole genome shotgun sequence and carries:
- the LOC137239729 gene encoding transcriptional regulator ATRX-like isoform X2; translation: MALARDIDQEVSETLCTLLSFDEDNFLSQEEVEENLRNCPNLGHDSALEKIYQDYNSGNSSNNSPKIDVNTSKEIEDGGHTQHEHDTLAAADEEQKQMDQILKDDDQMDTTENDLNISTHNDNGSGGDGGTCRSLENALDKLIAATVADEPTSVFSQDATIEIKSEFVKEMGHKIEKVLSPPPSSDIGLEFEPNPTDDSQPEFKPELQQEPQLKKEQPMDEAHVEEEFQPVDEPQVEEEPQVKVDAQLEVEAQAEVVAQAEVEAQAKVVTQAEVEAQEGVVAQPAEKPRPEEVLKIEESETRDTNHSIMNEHIDVKLEFTCESEQVIEEQIGNDYYIEDEFNKDIPLHTGLTQIEIDPQNGMYEENENEDVPIDLLDNTLLNQNMDNSNASNEECIFNNDDDRDISHIMSDHNYISQEKTKKVENLQKQLVEHILSSKGSAVSMKVVTDFVEKTLESIQMFGLEKKRQLDTIDESSKDTAGILEIFADEKSTKKAVFDMNLKSLATNAIERGINITAEEVRNETDVKETKEAVRRTDGETDYESEFSFQEDIVYKTVSVALCASPQANCSEPLEHSMISATDSINAILSENVIVNDSCNRIIELANLVAENETEQNIQPERDTTTELVEQAGCNDEYTLEQASFAANDEEDVSKIPPIVTKGNSEGDTEIENDAENLENEVLGDKKRIAKIAVFNEELSQLAMEVSREEECDDIISTEEVPRDKNTYKEKTDNETLTDKMTSIADTQLVVAENNNTSDINEFKAMNISSVPSPPEYCSEPLEHTTFDDAFELNCNEKLTVINHLHTLKSFAKSLRDDCEMFTTSTTTIESKLQKYMQEKFEIFKKIVRSATAFHCEEKSIQTDERLSKRKIRKLNQSNKKCLINPTETNSSSDGDYSSTDNSIKSQITTSPLRIKISHTNSRLNSPSSTQLVNSETNKKECIAADYDDGVALVDYTQSEVFETETYCNETFSHVRKINKNDSLSDDDDGDDDDGMESDLEDTWHRKKSSSNTVVNTSTVPKASENESDKENTSVKTVSNNKNSPPNTGDKEIERLINLNGLIKRTKLGHGKSTNERAKAKSANIKNKDVIDLFANDDIQAEIFSDPSVSESEEEITETQFLKRCNENVKKELLSDSNSDVTESDVSDNIEEILSSSEESNSPLVDRFLKKFNVNESDDEEESEKHSDKFDSEKSIMNDTSDFKNNLTDKNKSNSSENSDCEMLDDMVGTTNSKHTKPKSLEKMLSVVEKRKKLNRLCESISLSSESESSSDVEAVEETKSRIKPMLRPEQLATVTREAQRNESERIRRLEKKHKTLAKLLKERPDVHDECNLILDYNDETKTFIKVHPDIVKHLKQHQREGVRFMYDSCYGGIEALKKSSGSGCILAHCMGLGKTLQLIALLHTVISYKELKTAKVLVLCPKSTVMNWADEIERWLGPLKPKYYTFNDTSDVNDKIQILKDWSASTITKAGILLIGYEAFRTLVLYHSYKNRGIAQSRLDSIRNDVDKYLLTPGADLVVCDEGHIIKNSKSAISLAVSQIKTHKRIVLTGTPIQNNLKEYYSMVNFIKPLFLGTEKEFANLYANPIKNGQHKDSSKRDIQVMKQRSFVLHKKLSKFVQRKEAELLKTFLPQKYEYVLFIPMTKVQTVLYEHILGIISKKDDRGKGLITDYTCLRKIWTHPKVLEDAWRNATARHRRDSRKTPATVHSDDDQPDDVYDSQTGIISVTNDWWRNLLAEKDLETILPSNKLRTMFEILRMCEEKGEKCLIFSAFVAVLNVVEYFFKKMNDKDADTLNELKMSQGYQVKNTWILGKDYYRLDGKTPKLIRHEMIEQFNCMANKRARVFLISSRAGGQGINLTGANRVIILDTSWNPSNDQQNIFRVFRLGQKKNCYIYRLIAMGTMEEKVYSRSVTKQAMSFRVVDEQQIDRHYSMAELTELYSLTTPDYENRPMPDCPQDTILASLLLNYPSLVYKYHEHDSLLENKVEQELSEQEKQDAWAAYERDQQMNSEIREMPNPDELQNNIAAPKFPPYLGSSLSAFNQMSALFNYGNFSPATLSPYLPYLSHLNNYTASNQQYLEMRKRLAEGTFPYTDMSASLGTTPYNTPFAQNPPKSLTTNPLIPDMSNLHNSALHTNPLSALGDLSLFGLGNPNNHMPHNVNTSTLQQQQQQQRQHSSPNYAATTNPTAANSMQANFDYQMYENSLKSLVNYRHDFAANGNTTNKSKSGNMPPAPVQAFKNPLYAQMGSTNYDKNAMTNINSPSPKPMEQQQQQQSQKQHTDKNTGKSASSTDITASLPPLNVSSTRNDAAMNKNNFGNLSNSSSARSSPLPQVLSKRNYNDVHIANANEGRLTPNQKSAKDAQLSGNLTNFQSYKNNNNSTTNNSGNSNSSIYTNKNLTTGKTSNDNMNSNKSSMQIIPTTSPPGTSSITKQYTDISPSISLTAVTTTSASKSAASNSNFNQAKNQTKNNSSNKTLTTNNNSNSNKSAEFTKSSTTYATNKFYEMNKQPPPNRPVSKTNTLKSTTPSASDTKSTTATTSTNAQTTQNTYQKNATDIGSKLLAAMNNARNKNLIQKKPQNLTVQQIKSGATTNTARTPTTITAVKTTQNGSSSTKATTTKSSTAAQQSDTRRAGGGVSIEKRLASPNTSTPPQSLTSAQAPQKSGASTSSSLKMQPNATNKSAASSSSSKDNMLTYILDKCINQKKFTIGAPTKGGGGTTVTRVQGQGKRKNTESIPKDAGSNETKRSK